Sequence from the Phragmites australis chromosome 6, lpPhrAust1.1, whole genome shotgun sequence genome:
TGTAGGATATTCCGTCAGAATACATGTTGTGACGTGACACAGACATTTCCTGCCCTGGTCTCAATCAGAAACCTTGCATTAGCTGGTGAAGGCAGTCAAGAATGCCTTCATTTGTGGGAATTGCTTGAGTGCTCAATATGTGATCCACGAGTGGGTGTCAGGCCTGGACCTCCTGTTTTATGTGCATCATTCTGCGACATGGTCTTCAAAGCTTGTTCAGAGTCATACTTCTCTATCGATGTGAAAACACAGGTAAAGGCCCTCTGTTTAAGTTAATTGAAACAATCTGGGTACTGGTACCTCAATCATGTATTGACACACAAGTGCCGCTGCCATCTGCCCATATTAAGCTTAATATTTTCATAGTCAGATCATAGACAGCAGTCCAGTGTCTATTCTGTACATTCTGTGTAGCTATTGATTCCATGAAAGATCTTTTTCCTTGCGCTTGCAGAATCCTGAGTAGCTAAGAGATTTTTAGCTTTAACTTCTAGTGATCTTTTTTATTGGATATGATTTTGCTGTTTGGTTCTGAAATATGCTCCTTACTTTGATGCCAGGCCTTGTCTCCTTGTGGTTTAGGTGACATCCTCTGTGGCAAATTGCATAAATGGGTCTCTAACGGCACAGAATTATGTAGTCTTGCTGGTTTCTCTGTGCAAGTTTCTGAGACCAGCTCTAGTGGAGTTGATGACACTTTCTGCTACGGTGGGAAAGCAAGTTTGGATTCTATCTCTGATTCATGGACATCTTCGAAAGACCGTCCAACATTAAGTGGCATGGCCAATTGGGATCTTCAAGATTTCCAGAGATGGGCAAGAGAAATGCCTGTCGGTGAAAGAGTTTCATGGGCAATTGGAGGAATGGTTCTTACAGCAGGCCTTATTTTCATCAGGTTTGTTACCTTATCTCTATTCATATTGTATATGCAGGAATAGCAAAAACATACTGCAATCAATTAGTAAAGTATCTGCGGAAACAATTTTTGTATGCTTGTTTGGAAAAGCATGCTTTATATTTTGGAACAAATACTGTGTAAGTGATTTGTAGAAGATCAAACGACAAGCAAAAGTGCAGATTCCTTGATTTTGTCCCTTTAATAGTGTGATCTCGTAACTCTCTGTCATGACTCCCTGGCATGATGCCTTAAATTAATTCCTCCTAAGATGGAAGATTGGAAGTTTGCACTTCCATACACCCACTTTTCTATGAAAGctcaaattttgttttatctATGCAGCAAAAGGAAGAGCTACAGCCATCGCCAGAAGCAAGCTGCTATTGCTCGCACTATGAGGTTGAGGAAGCTGGATTCAAGAGCTAACTCACAGAAACTGAGGCAAAGCTAGGAAGGCATAGGCAACTCTAGCATTACTTGTCGGGATTCTTGGATTTGTGCTTCTACCTCTTTGTGGATTAGTATTCTAATCAATCAACTATGAACAATAGATTGTAGGTCATGTCCTTTCTGGTGCTTAGTTACACGGAGTCACCAGTTTGtcatcctttttttttgggaacACAGTGAGTTCTTTTGGGAAAGCAGGATTTCTGGGCTGGCTTGAGCTCATGTGCATATTATCTGCCGATGGTATATTCAGTGGTGGTTCTGCGATCACTGAATGTACATATTTACTGCCATTGATATCTGACCACATAGTTGGTGACCTGTGAGTTTAGCTCGGGTGGTAGTGCATATGTATATCTACGGAAAACTATTTCATGCAAAGTATGTCTATTTTGTTTATCAACTCAATCTAGACTCTATAGCCTATATTAtacctcttcttccttcttgttCCAAGAAACATTGTTTCTAGAAAATAGGAATAGTAAGTATCAGAGTGGCTCATAGGTTAGTAAATTTCTTGTCGGGAtgattttaaagaaataaaatgaaggAAACCACATTGATTTTATATTTCACGctcttttttatttggttcatgTATCCATCCTTTATTTTTAATCTTAAAGTCGAACAACATGAATTTGAAAAGCGTGAGGTTGAATCAGCACCTATTTAGAATACAATAAAAAGACTATTCTTGGTCACAGTTTTCTAATGTGAAGGATCTGCTGATGACAATTGGATAATCTCTCCAAACCATATGTATGTTTATCAATACTAAGCAATGAAGTTTCCTTGTCAACGGGCAAAGCCTTTCTATTGACAGAAAACAGTAGTCATTTCCCCCAAGAAACACATTACACGCCCAGATGAAGAGCTGTTAATAGCTGAAGGGAAGAGCAAATGACTTaggtttttttctcttttgttgcatccaaaATAATTGAATAATAATGTTTTAAAAGGAGTGTACACGAGGAACATTCCTAGTATGTTATAACACGTTGGCTTAGTGCTTCGTAATGTAACACTGAGTTCGCGCGCCTTTGATTTGACACTCTAGCTCATATGTCATTGACCCAAAGTGACCTCACATGTTATTATGATACGAGTGTCAAATCTTTTCACACGAATTTAGTGTTAAATTCTGAAATCTCCCTGTGACTACTGCAGATCAACTGCAAAATGCATGGCTGCAGGTAAGTCAAAATAACCCATTGCATCACTCAGCTGACTGGCTACAAAATCTTGTGAAACTATTAGCCTCCATGAAGGCATGTAACTGCTCTAACCATCAAAATTCTCAACAAGctacaaaaaaaatcatattccGGACCGTTTTCACCAATAATCACCACAAGAACATGTACCATCTCTGAAATGATGGAACCGATTGATATCTCTGATGATAATCTCCCTTGAAACGATCTTTGAAATGAACTTGAAGGCAACATGGCAATCTCTGCATATGCGCAGATTCTTCTTGACTCTAATTGGGGCCCCAGCTGGGGTGCTGATCAATGCAAACGCGACGGCCAACCTCTCACTGTGGTGAGAAAGAAGCAATTCCTTTTCGCTTCTGTCTACATCATGGAGATCAACCTCCACATTCGGTACATAACCAGCTTTGCTCATCGAATCTCCCAATTCGTCTAGCTTTCCATATATCTCTCTTGTCCTTGGATGGCTCTTGTCACCGACAATGAAAGTGTGCACCTTATCCTTCATCTCGACCCAGCTCATGGCAGGCTCCTTCTTGACTTTACTGTCTTTCATTAGCTTTCGCACCTTAGCCACCTCATCCCACATTCCTGCTGACGCATAAGTGTTAGCAAGCAGGACATGTGTGCCAGACTTCTCTGGTTCCAGGCTGAAGAGCTTTTCAGCTGCCAGCCTTCCCAGTTCCGGATCTCGGTGTACTCTTGAAGCTCCTAATAGTGCCCCCCAAACTGCAGCATTCGCTTGGAATGGCATGTTATTGACAAGTTCCATGGCGTCAGCTAGCTTCCCTGCACGACCAAGAAGATCAATCATGCACGCATAATGCTCTTCAGTCCTGTCAATTCCAAACATGTCCTTCATTGAGTCGAAGTATCGCTTGGCCTCATCAACAAGCCCTGCATGATTACAAGCAGAGAGAACACTGGTCAAGGTTATGTGGTTTGGGGCAACACCCTCATCAAGCATTCTATGGAACAATTCTAACGCTTTCTTCCCATGTCCATGCTGTGCGAGCCCTGTGATCATTGCAGACCATGAGACAACTCCCCTTTCTGGCAGGGCAGAGAAGGCCATGTCTGCGTCCTCTATGCTCCCACACTTTGCATAAGTGTACACAAGAGCGTTCCCTGCAAACACATCTGACATGAACCGCCTCTTGATCAGATGAGCATGCACTTGCTTCCCTTGCTCATAGGCTGACAGGCTAGCACAAGCATTCAGGAGGCTACTTAGCACAAAAGAATCCGGCTCAAGGCCTTTTCTTAGCATCTGCACAAACAGCTTTATTGCGTCCTCACCATGGTCACACTGTGAGAGAGCTGTTATCATGGATGTAAAAGATATGATGTCATCAGAACACTGTTCTTCAAACATCCTATTTGCATCATTGAGGCAGTTACACTTCCAGTATGAATCAATAAGCCCATTGATGACATGAGAGTCGGATAGGAGCCCTATTTTCTCTGCAAGAGCATGAACCTGTCTTGTGTGATTGATTGC
This genomic interval carries:
- the LOC133921856 gene encoding pentatricopeptide repeat-containing protein At4g14850-like — translated: MRSPETIGPLLARYGASRSLLAGAHLHANLIKSGLLASCRNHLLSFYSRCRLPRASRAVFDEMPDPCHVSWSSLVTAYSNNSLPRDALRAFRAMRGRGVRCNEFALPVVLKCAPDARLGAQVHALAVATGLVGDIFVANALLSMYGGFGMVDEARRMFDEAGSSERNAVSWNGMMSAYVKNDRCVDAVEVFREMVWSGAPPNEFGFSCVVNACTGSRDLEGGRQVHAMVVRMGYDEDVFTANALVDMYSKLGDIDTAAVVFKKMPEVDVVSWNAFISGCVIHGNDHRALELLLQMKSSGLVPNVYTLSTILKACAGAGAFNLGRQIHGFMIKANADSDDYIGVGLVDMYAKDRFLDEARKVFDFMPQRDLVLWNALISGCSHDGRSGEALSLFCRMRKEGLDIDVNRTTLAAVLKSTASLEAINHTRQVHALAEKIGLLSDSHVINGLIDSYWKCNCLNDANRMFEEQCSDDIISFTSMITALSQCDHGEDAIKLFVQMLRKGLEPDSFVLSSLLNACASLSAYEQGKQVHAHLIKRRFMSDVFAGNALVYTYAKCGSIEDADMAFSALPERGVVSWSAMITGLAQHGHGKKALELFHRMLDEGVAPNHITLTSVLSACNHAGLVDEAKRYFDSMKDMFGIDRTEEHYACMIDLLGRAGKLADAMELVNNMPFQANAAVWGALLGASRVHRDPELGRLAAEKLFSLEPEKSGTHVLLANTYASAGMWDEVAKVRKLMKDSKVKKEPAMSWVEMKDKVHTFIVGDKSHPRTREIYGKLDELGDSMSKAGYVPNVEVDLHDVDRSEKELLLSHHSERLAVAFALISTPAGAPIRVKKNLRICRDCHVAFKFISKIVSREIIIRDINRFHHFRDGTCSCGDYW
- the LOC133921855 gene encoding folate-binding protein 1-like produces the protein MGPPARPRPTASFTLLFLLLLVPLFSSSIASAGQPKGVCVSPGGRFPAFTSEGRPPGRATKGRRDLALCRIFRQNTCCDVTQTFPALVSIRNLALAGEGSQECLHLWELLECSICDPRVGVRPGPPVLCASFCDMVFKACSESYFSIDVKTQALSPCGLGDILCGKLHKWVSNGTELCSLAGFSVQVSETSSSGVDDTFCYGGKASLDSISDSWTSSKDRPTLSGMANWDLQDFQRWAREMPVGERVSWAIGGMVLTAGLIFISKRKSYSHRQKQAAIARTMRLRKLDSRANSQKLRQS